GTCGTTCGCCTCCCTGCGCGCGCTGCTGCGCGACGTGCGCCGCGACGACACCTCGACCACCGACATCGTCGACGGCTCGGTCTCGATCCTCGTCGACCACGTGCACCGCCAGCGCTCGCACTTCGCCTTCATCGCGCGCGAGCGCACCGCCGGTCAGCCCGCGGTGCGCGAGGCGATCCGGCACGAGATCGAGCTCTGCGAGCGGGAGCTGGCCACGGACCTGGCCCGGCTGCCCGGGACCACCGCGTGGTCGCCGGAGGACCTGCGCATCCTCTCGGCGCTGATCGTCTCGGCGATGGTCGCCGTCGCCGAGGAGATCCTGGCCGCCGCGGGGCGGCCGGAGGCCGAGGAGCAGATCGTGCACGAGGCCCGCACCCAGCTGCGGATGGTGCTCGTCGGCGCCCTCAACTGGCGCTCGCGCACGTGAGCAGCCGTCGCTCCCACCTCGCCGGCGCCCTGCTCGACCCCGCTTCCCGGGCGTGGTGGCGTGCGGCCGGCCGCCGCGTGGACCTCGAGGGCGAGCACGCCTGGCTGCAGGCGCCCACCAGCAGCGCCTCATTGG
The Nocardioides marinisabuli genome window above contains:
- a CDS encoding TetR family transcriptional regulator, with the translated sequence MTETRVERKERTRRAILDAALELCEDSSLVALSLRQVAKEVGIVPTGFYRHFDSIESLGLSLVDESFASLRALLRDVRRDDTSTTDIVDGSVSILVDHVHRQRSHFAFIARERTAGQPAVREAIRHEIELCERELATDLARLPGTTAWSPEDLRILSALIVSAMVAVAEEILAAAGRPEAEEQIVHEARTQLRMVLVGALNWRSRT